One Bacillus amyloliquefaciens DSM 7 = ATCC 23350 DNA window includes the following coding sequences:
- a CDS encoding aminotransferase, translated as METKTSYLSDYVQQIKPSGIRKFFDLAATMEGVISLGVGEPDFVTAWNVREASILSLEQGYTAYTANAGLYELREEISRYLDQRFGLNYSPDSELIVTVGASQALDLAVRAIMNPGEEMLIPEPCFVAYESLVTLTGAKPVPIQTTAEKGFKASAADFEAALTDKTKALLLCSPSNPTGSVYSKEELESIAAFAEKHDIIVLADEIYAELTYDEPFTSMGAIRGMKERTILISGFSKAFAMTGWRLGFTAAPPVIRDAMLKIHQHAMMCAPSMAQYAALEGLKNGQEDVERMKKSYRRRRNLIVETLNEIGLGCHHPGGAFYAFPSIQSTGMSSEEFAEQLLLEEKVAVVPGNVFGPSGEGYIRCSYATSIEQIQEALVRIKRFVEKRA; from the coding sequence ATGGAAACGAAGACTTCTTATTTATCTGACTATGTGCAGCAGATTAAACCGTCAGGCATCCGCAAATTCTTTGATCTGGCCGCTACGATGGAAGGCGTCATTTCACTGGGAGTGGGGGAACCTGACTTTGTGACGGCCTGGAACGTGAGGGAAGCGAGTATTCTTTCTTTAGAACAGGGCTATACGGCTTATACGGCAAATGCGGGTCTTTATGAACTGAGAGAAGAAATCAGCCGCTATTTAGATCAGCGGTTCGGCCTGAATTATTCGCCTGACAGTGAACTGATTGTTACGGTAGGGGCAAGCCAGGCGCTTGATCTCGCTGTCCGCGCCATTATGAATCCGGGAGAGGAAATGTTAATTCCCGAACCGTGTTTTGTCGCCTATGAATCACTCGTGACACTGACGGGAGCGAAGCCGGTGCCGATTCAGACTACCGCTGAAAAAGGGTTCAAAGCATCAGCAGCCGATTTTGAAGCGGCTCTGACGGACAAAACAAAAGCGCTGCTTCTTTGTTCGCCGTCAAATCCGACAGGTTCCGTCTATTCAAAAGAAGAGCTTGAATCAATCGCTGCTTTCGCTGAAAAACACGACATCATTGTGCTCGCCGATGAAATTTATGCCGAATTGACGTATGACGAGCCATTCACGAGTATGGGGGCCATCCGCGGCATGAAGGAGCGGACGATTCTTATTTCAGGGTTCTCCAAAGCATTTGCCATGACGGGATGGAGACTCGGGTTTACGGCTGCGCCTCCCGTGATCAGGGACGCCATGCTCAAAATTCATCAGCACGCGATGATGTGCGCGCCTTCTATGGCGCAGTACGCGGCGCTTGAAGGGCTGAAAAACGGTCAGGAAGACGTGGAAAGAATGAAAAAAAGCTACCGGAGACGCCGAAATCTCATTGTGGAAACGCTGAACGAAATCGGACTCGGCTGCCACCACCCCGGCGGAGCATTTTACGCCTTTCCTTCCATTCAGTCGACCGGCATGAGTTCAGAAGAATTCGCAGAACAGCTGCTTCTTGAAGAAAAAGTAGCCGTCGTTCCGGGGAATGTGTTCGGCCCGAGCGGCGAAGGGTACATCAGATGCTCCTATGCAACATC
- a CDS encoding Lrp/AsnC family transcriptional regulator yields the protein MKLTEKETEILEILDENSRVDAETIAKMANIPADEVKSIIEKLEKEKVIIDYAAMIDWRKVDGLEGVTAMIDVKVTPKRNVGFDEVAERIYRFQEVESVYLMSGVYDLSVVIRGNTMSDVASFVSEKLSTLDSVVSTTTHFILKKYKHDGKVFESGDDDKRIVVSP from the coding sequence ATGAAGCTGACCGAAAAAGAAACAGAAATATTAGAAATTTTAGACGAAAACAGCCGCGTTGACGCGGAAACGATTGCAAAAATGGCGAACATTCCCGCCGATGAAGTCAAAAGCATCATTGAAAAGCTTGAAAAGGAAAAAGTCATCATTGATTATGCAGCTATGATTGATTGGCGCAAAGTCGACGGTTTGGAAGGCGTCACGGCGATGATTGACGTAAAAGTCACTCCGAAACGAAATGTTGGCTTTGATGAAGTCGCTGAACGGATATACAGATTCCAGGAAGTTGAATCAGTATACCTGATGTCAGGGGTGTATGACCTATCTGTCGTTATTCGCGGCAACACGATGTCAGACGTTGCGAGCTTCGTGTCTGAAAAACTGTCCACCCTTGATTCCGTCGTTTCCACGACAACGCACTTTATTCTGAAAAAATATAAGCATGACGGCAAAGTCTTTGAAAGCGGAGACGATGACAAAAGAATCGTGGTGTCTCCGTAA
- a CDS encoding alpha/beta fold hydrolase, translating to MEAVSPIKRAAIHGVELYYEHYENPGRDTLVCVHGFLSSAFSFRKLIPLLRNHYDIIAVDLPPFGQSEKSRTFVYTYANLAKLLIGLLEKLNISRAALVGHSMGGQISLSASLLKPELFSKIVLLCSSGYLKRSHPSIIFGTHIPCFDLYLKYWLSKDGVLKNLLNVVHDRTLIDQEMIDGYEKPFTDRQIFKAMTRFIRHREGDLDSEDLKRVQNPALLIWGEEDRVVPVSVGERLHRDLPDSILYSLKDTGHLVPEERPEFVSERIFEFIQ from the coding sequence ATGGAAGCTGTTTCACCGATTAAACGGGCCGCGATACACGGAGTTGAGCTGTATTACGAGCATTATGAAAATCCCGGCAGAGACACACTCGTCTGCGTACACGGTTTTTTATCTTCGGCATTCAGCTTCAGAAAACTGATACCGCTGCTCAGAAACCATTATGATATTATCGCCGTTGACCTGCCTCCTTTCGGACAATCGGAAAAATCACGGACGTTCGTATATACTTATGCAAACCTCGCCAAGCTTCTGATCGGACTTCTTGAAAAGCTCAATATCAGCCGGGCCGCGCTCGTCGGCCATTCGATGGGCGGCCAGATTTCCTTATCCGCGTCTCTTCTTAAACCAGAGCTTTTTTCTAAAATCGTCCTGCTGTGCAGCTCGGGGTATTTAAAACGCTCGCATCCGTCGATTATATTCGGAACGCATATCCCTTGTTTTGACTTGTATCTTAAGTATTGGCTTTCAAAAGACGGCGTGCTGAAAAACCTGCTAAATGTCGTACATGACCGGACGCTTATCGACCAGGAAATGATTGACGGTTATGAAAAACCATTTACAGACCGGCAGATTTTCAAAGCAATGACAAGGTTCATCAGGCACAGGGAGGGCGATTTGGACTCTGAAGATTTGAAGAGAGTACAAAACCCCGCTCTTTTAATATGGGGGGAAGAAGACCGGGTCGTGCCGGTCTCAGTCGGAGAACGGCTTCACCGCGACCTCCCGGATTCCATTTTGTATTCGCTTAAAGATACGGGGCATCTCGTCCCCGAAGAGCGTCCGGAGTTTGTTTCGGAGCGGATTTTTGAATTTATCCAATAA
- a CDS encoding DUF1871 family protein has protein sequence MEESQAVMGMMKIIAKWDPFKYGEEFYETEAVDIVQAVYREDRADKLAEAIQDIFEASFEQKLPIEGCQKVAEQLLFIKESSSCTP, from the coding sequence ATGGAAGAAAGCCAAGCGGTCATGGGAATGATGAAAATCATTGCCAAGTGGGACCCGTTTAAATATGGAGAAGAATTTTATGAGACAGAAGCCGTCGATATCGTTCAGGCCGTCTATCGTGAAGATCGTGCCGACAAGCTGGCAGAAGCCATTCAGGATATCTTTGAAGCTTCATTTGAACAAAAACTTCCGATCGAAGGCTGCCAAAAGGTGGCCGAGCAGCTGCTGTTCATAAAAGAAAGCAGCTCCTGCACCCCTTAA
- a CDS encoding MalY/PatB family protein: protein MNFDLRENRLGTQSVKWDTAEALFGVSDALPMWVADMDFRAPEAVTEALKARLDHGIFGYTSPDENTREAVASWLHTRHGYRPDPASIVFSSGVVTAISMAVQAFTEPGDPVLIQSPVYTPFYQMIEENKRRVLHNPLREENGIYCMDFEDIEKKLSDSEVKLMILCNPHNPSGRAWSRDELLKLGSLCAAHNVTVVSDEIHSDLMLYGKPHTPFASLSEDFARISVTCVAPSKTFNIAGIQASAIIIPDRYKRVKFSAALHQNGISNLNTFAVAAIEAAYTKGGPWLDALIPYIEGNMKLAEDFLRKELPKVRMMKPDASYLIWMDFSEYGFSDAELRERMLKKGKIILEPGTKYGPGGEGFMRLNVGCSAAAVKEGLERIKAALA, encoded by the coding sequence ATGAACTTTGACCTTCGAGAAAACCGGCTTGGCACACAATCGGTGAAATGGGACACGGCAGAAGCGTTATTCGGCGTATCGGACGCACTTCCGATGTGGGTGGCCGATATGGATTTCCGAGCTCCCGAAGCGGTCACTGAAGCCTTAAAAGCCCGCCTTGACCACGGGATATTCGGTTATACGTCTCCTGACGAAAATACAAGAGAAGCCGTCGCTTCATGGCTTCATACTCGGCACGGCTACCGGCCCGATCCCGCAAGCATCGTGTTCAGCTCCGGGGTTGTCACGGCGATCAGCATGGCCGTACAGGCCTTTACCGAACCGGGAGATCCGGTTTTGATCCAGTCACCCGTGTATACGCCTTTTTATCAGATGATCGAGGAAAACAAACGGCGGGTTTTACATAACCCATTACGGGAAGAAAACGGAATCTACTGCATGGATTTTGAGGATATTGAGAAAAAGCTGAGCGATTCTGAGGTTAAGCTGATGATTCTTTGCAATCCGCACAATCCGTCCGGGAGAGCGTGGAGCCGGGATGAGCTTTTGAAGCTCGGATCGCTGTGCGCCGCCCATAACGTCACCGTCGTTTCTGACGAAATACATTCCGACTTGATGCTGTACGGAAAGCCGCATACGCCATTTGCTTCTCTGTCTGAGGATTTTGCGCGGATTTCCGTTACTTGTGTCGCGCCGAGCAAGACGTTTAATATCGCCGGCATTCAGGCATCCGCCATTATCATTCCCGATCGGTATAAGCGGGTGAAATTCTCCGCCGCATTGCATCAGAACGGAATTTCCAACCTCAACACATTTGCGGTTGCAGCAATCGAAGCCGCCTATACAAAGGGGGGCCCTTGGCTCGATGCGCTGATCCCTTACATTGAGGGAAATATGAAATTGGCTGAAGACTTTTTAAGAAAAGAATTGCCGAAAGTCCGCATGATGAAGCCTGACGCCTCCTATTTGATCTGGATGGATTTCAGCGAATACGGGTTTTCGGACGCAGAGCTCAGAGAAAGAATGCTCAAAAAAGGGAAAATCATTTTAGAACCGGGAACGAAATACGGACCCGGCGGCGAAGGATTTATGAGACTCAATGTCGGCTGTTCGGCCGCCGCCGTAAAAGAAGGGCTTGAGAGAATCAAAGCAGCGCTCGCTTAG
- a CDS encoding sensor histidine kinase, with translation MEIVKDYLLHFSFILFPIFLYQVFWLSKPDLLVPRANRLLVAVFAASSSLLCTAFPIQELHTVRYGLQLIPIIVCLLYSGTAAGLAAGAVSVFSQLIWFEPSALFFLSLIPFLIIIPIRLQSKWPFFSKRKKLLFALLIGCTEAVLLTAAVFIYSVTNIFNFQNLSSIYYEAAISVFFQVSALVLCIYLIEIIDENASMRARLIHSEKMAVVSELAASVAHEVRNPLTVVRGFVQLLFSGEQLQDKSHSGYQKLVLSELDRAQTIITNYLDMAKQDDYEKERFDISLLVKETSSLMESYANFKSVTVRSEPDLYVYGDIKKLKQAFINLIKNSIEAVPSENGRIEVSVQKQEQMILIQITDNGIGMSDDELQKLGKPYYTLKTNGTGLGLTVTFSIIQHHEGSVYFTSGEHSGTTASVRLPAAVH, from the coding sequence ATGGAGATTGTAAAGGATTACCTGCTTCACTTCTCTTTTATACTATTCCCTATTTTTCTTTATCAAGTCTTCTGGCTCAGCAAGCCTGATTTGCTTGTGCCGAGAGCGAACCGCCTGCTGGTCGCCGTATTTGCAGCGTCATCTTCATTATTATGTACGGCATTTCCCATCCAGGAACTTCATACCGTCCGTTACGGATTGCAGCTGATTCCCATTATCGTCTGCCTGCTTTATTCCGGAACTGCCGCAGGACTTGCCGCAGGGGCAGTATCCGTTTTTTCTCAGCTCATATGGTTTGAACCTTCCGCTCTTTTTTTCTTATCCTTAATTCCTTTTTTAATCATCATTCCTATCCGGCTCCAATCGAAATGGCCTTTTTTTTCAAAGCGGAAGAAACTGCTTTTCGCTCTTCTCATCGGCTGCACTGAAGCCGTCCTATTAACCGCAGCTGTCTTCATCTATTCCGTAACCAATATTTTCAATTTTCAAAATCTATCTTCTATTTATTACGAGGCGGCAATATCCGTATTTTTTCAGGTCAGCGCCCTGGTGCTGTGCATTTATTTGATTGAGATCATTGATGAGAATGCGTCCATGCGGGCAAGGCTGATACACTCAGAAAAAATGGCTGTCGTCAGTGAGCTTGCAGCGAGCGTCGCCCATGAAGTCCGCAATCCGCTTACAGTCGTCAGAGGTTTTGTGCAGCTGCTGTTCAGCGGCGAACAGCTTCAGGACAAATCACACTCCGGGTATCAGAAGCTTGTGCTGTCCGAACTCGACCGGGCTCAGACGATCATAACGAATTATCTGGATATGGCGAAGCAGGATGATTATGAAAAGGAAAGGTTTGATATTTCTCTGCTCGTGAAGGAAACGAGTTCCTTAATGGAGTCATACGCCAATTTTAAATCGGTGACGGTTCGAAGCGAGCCGGATTTATATGTGTACGGGGACATAAAAAAACTGAAACAGGCCTTCATTAATCTGATTAAAAACAGTATTGAAGCTGTGCCTTCTGAAAACGGCCGAATCGAGGTCTCCGTTCAAAAACAGGAACAGATGATTCTCATTCAGATTACGGATAACGGAATCGGCATGTCCGACGACGAACTTCAGAAACTCGGCAAGCCGTATTATACACTGAAGACTAACGGCACCGGGCTCGGACTTACTGTGACATTCTCGATTATTCAGCATCATGAAGGCTCCGTCTATTTCACCAGCGGCGAGCACTCGGGCACAACGGCCTCCGTCAGGCTTCCGGCAGCTGTTCACTAG
- a CDS encoding kinase-associated lipoprotein B, with protein sequence MDSFEIGTIVKGFYKTGAYIGEVTDVRPKHYLVKIKAVLTHPAQGDLHHPKQADVPFFHERRALAYGEQTNIPHQMVKPFEGEVPDYTASLQAAAARLKDQLTADGSEWAKRSLASLAVLERDYFKEL encoded by the coding sequence ATGGATTCATTTGAAATCGGCACAATCGTAAAAGGGTTTTATAAAACAGGAGCATACATAGGGGAAGTGACAGACGTCAGGCCTAAGCACTATTTAGTAAAAATTAAAGCCGTTCTGACGCATCCCGCTCAAGGAGATCTTCATCATCCGAAGCAGGCGGATGTTCCGTTTTTTCATGAAAGAAGAGCGCTTGCATACGGGGAACAGACAAACATACCGCACCAGATGGTCAAACCGTTTGAAGGTGAAGTGCCTGATTATACGGCTTCCTTACAGGCTGCGGCTGCCCGGCTGAAAGATCAGCTCACAGCGGACGGCTCAGAATGGGCGAAACGATCGCTCGCCAGCTTGGCCGTGTTAGAGCGTGACTATTTTAAAGAACTTTGA
- the kapD gene encoding 3'-5' exonuclease KapD: protein MDQRSLLIIDFEFTMPDGKYSPQNFFPEIIEAGIVKTVDDEVAETFSSYIKPKKFRKLTKRCKTFLNITQEDVDGGITFNEFIRKLNELDPDKNCTIVTWGNMDMKVLKQNCMFNHIPFPFKGELRDLSLEYKNFFGDRTLTGLWKAAEEYGDKGTGTHHKALDDAMTTHKLFKLVERDKQYLEKPQPPTIGDRVDLTELFRRAT from the coding sequence GTGGATCAGCGCAGTCTGCTCATTATTGATTTCGAATTTACGATGCCTGACGGAAAATACAGCCCGCAAAATTTCTTTCCCGAGATTATTGAAGCGGGGATTGTCAAAACGGTGGATGACGAAGTGGCTGAAACGTTTTCAAGTTATATCAAACCGAAAAAATTTCGGAAGCTGACGAAACGGTGCAAAACCTTTCTGAACATCACTCAAGAAGACGTGGACGGCGGAATCACGTTTAATGAATTCATCCGCAAATTAAATGAGCTTGATCCTGATAAAAACTGCACGATCGTCACCTGGGGCAATATGGACATGAAAGTGTTAAAGCAAAATTGCATGTTTAACCACATCCCTTTTCCATTTAAAGGAGAACTCCGGGATCTGTCCCTTGAATACAAAAACTTCTTCGGTGACAGAACATTGACGGGCCTGTGGAAAGCGGCTGAAGAGTACGGCGATAAAGGGACGGGTACGCATCATAAAGCGCTGGATGATGCGATGACGACTCACAAGTTATTCAAGCTTGTCGAGCGCGATAAACAATATCTTGAAAAACCGCAACCTCCGACGATCGGCGATCGCGTCGATCTGACTGAACTGTTTCGCCGGGCCACATAA
- a CDS encoding MFS transporter has protein sequence MIRHTKSKEGDVISVRKKNFVVIWITNFFVSASMTMIVPFLSLYIESISPHSGGYVQRWSGYVFGVTFLMAFVISPFWGRFGDKQGYKKILLITGTGIAASILLMGFVTSVYQLFVLRLLMGLVTGFVPTSLAMISAQTPKETAGKTLGTLQMGQVSGTLFGPMLGGLLADSFGFTYTFFITSFVIFASVLLVLFQVNEQPLGEKQSKRKTYSRKQVLSYIFHQPALWAMMVLTMIVQTGNFSIQPLLALYVNELHGPVNLAFFSGMAFSATGLGSLLLARKWGDFGDRFGHSRILIVLLIASAVFFIPQALASSLSILLVFRFLFGMVMGGTLPCITAAIRVRAPGSIQGEVLGYNVSFRFLGNVLGPLLGGAVSSGFSISAAFYVTAFLFLAGAGLLWMAGHLQKDTASNAG, from the coding sequence ATTATTAGACACACGAAAAGTAAAGAAGGTGATGTTATTTCTGTCCGTAAGAAGAACTTCGTCGTCATTTGGATTACAAATTTCTTTGTTTCCGCCAGCATGACCATGATTGTTCCGTTTCTTTCGCTGTATATCGAATCGATCAGCCCCCACTCCGGCGGGTATGTGCAGAGATGGAGCGGGTATGTGTTCGGCGTCACGTTTTTAATGGCGTTTGTGATTTCTCCGTTTTGGGGAAGATTCGGCGATAAGCAAGGCTACAAAAAAATTCTTTTGATTACAGGAACCGGCATTGCCGCAAGCATTTTATTAATGGGGTTTGTGACATCGGTTTATCAGCTGTTTGTCCTGCGGCTGCTAATGGGCCTCGTGACAGGCTTTGTTCCGACATCGCTTGCCATGATTTCGGCGCAGACGCCGAAAGAAACTGCCGGGAAAACACTCGGCACCTTGCAGATGGGTCAGGTGTCAGGCACTTTATTCGGACCGATGCTGGGCGGGCTGCTCGCTGACAGCTTCGGGTTTACGTACACGTTTTTTATTACGTCCTTTGTCATTTTCGCATCCGTGCTGCTCGTTTTATTTCAGGTCAACGAGCAGCCGCTCGGCGAGAAACAAAGCAAGCGGAAAACCTATTCCAGAAAACAGGTGCTCTCCTATATTTTTCACCAGCCCGCGCTTTGGGCGATGATGGTGCTTACCATGATCGTGCAAACCGGCAATTTCAGCATTCAGCCGCTGCTTGCTTTATATGTCAATGAGCTGCACGGGCCTGTTAATTTAGCTTTTTTCTCCGGAATGGCGTTTTCAGCTACCGGACTCGGAAGCTTATTGCTTGCCCGGAAATGGGGAGACTTCGGCGACCGCTTCGGCCACAGCCGGATCTTAATCGTGCTTTTGATCGCATCAGCGGTGTTTTTTATTCCGCAGGCGCTCGCCTCCTCTCTCTCCATCCTTTTAGTCTTCAGATTTCTGTTCGGCATGGTCATGGGCGGCACGCTGCCCTGCATTACGGCAGCGATCCGCGTCAGGGCGCCGGGCAGCATTCAGGGTGAGGTGCTCGGCTATAACGTCAGCTTTCGGTTTCTCGGAAATGTGCTCGGCCCTCTGCTCGGAGGCGCGGTATCGAGCGGTTTTTCCATTTCGGCTGCTTTCTACGTCACCGCCTTTCTCTTTTTGGCAGGCGCGGGACTTTTATGGATGGCCGGACATCTGCAAAAGGATACAGCGTCAAATGCGGGCTGA
- a CDS encoding transglycosylase domain-containing protein: MTMVRKIIGWILLLGIIPLFAFTVIASGKEVKQIKPFDQVLDNHIDLKAINLVQNSYMYDRDGSLVSEIVSDHENRVIVPFNKIPNEVKQLFLTSEDRHFYEHKGFDFMGMVRAAASNFKDHKIDQGASTITQQLARNVYLSHERTFSRKLTELAYSYQLEKKYSKDEILEGYLNTIYFNNGVYGVGSAAQFYFSKPLKSLTLGEMAFICAIPNNPTLYDPLKHFDYTKKRQVRLLNGLKKAGVISGKQLKKAEKEHIKLDINEKTNKYPDYVSYVNDEFTQLVSSSEGYDKRLEKASGKAKQKIQSELSERVSTLLKDGVKIYTALNPYMQNQVVAQVNQNLPYAGVQGGAAVINHQTHQIIALSGGKDYHKYDFNRAYQAYRQPGSSIKPLLDYGPYIEKTGATPNSKIDASKFCSADYCPQNYNNRTYGTVTLETAFKYSYNTPAIRIMDRVGVNKAFSYLEPFHFAKLVSADYRLPAALGGFTNGMTPLEMTNAYTTFGNNGVYTPSHAITKVTDLKGKTILKWKDQPTQVFSVRTNMQIKEMMKAVVKSGTGKKANFKAPYVGGKSGTSNDYHDMWFVGLTDAYTMGVWVGKDTPSSVEYLHDASPQLSIWKNTLQAAY, translated from the coding sequence GTGACCATGGTACGTAAAATAATCGGATGGATTTTGCTGCTTGGCATTATCCCGTTGTTTGCATTTACAGTTATTGCTTCCGGCAAAGAGGTAAAACAAATCAAGCCTTTTGATCAGGTGCTCGATAACCATATTGATTTAAAAGCAATCAATCTGGTTCAAAACAGTTACATGTATGACAGGGACGGAAGCCTTGTTTCTGAAATTGTCAGCGATCATGAGAACCGCGTAATCGTGCCCTTCAATAAAATACCGAATGAGGTAAAACAGCTGTTTTTGACCTCTGAGGACCGTCATTTTTATGAGCATAAAGGGTTTGATTTTATGGGGATGGTCAGGGCAGCCGCCTCCAATTTCAAAGATCATAAAATTGACCAGGGCGCCAGCACCATCACCCAGCAGCTGGCAAGGAACGTGTATTTAAGCCATGAACGCACCTTCAGCCGAAAACTGACGGAGCTGGCCTATTCCTATCAGCTTGAGAAAAAATACAGCAAAGATGAGATTTTAGAAGGCTACTTAAATACGATTTATTTTAATAACGGGGTATACGGTGTCGGTTCGGCGGCACAATTTTATTTCAGCAAGCCGCTGAAATCTCTCACCCTGGGAGAAATGGCTTTCATCTGCGCCATCCCTAATAACCCTACATTATATGATCCTCTCAAGCATTTTGACTATACGAAAAAACGACAAGTCAGATTGCTTAACGGATTAAAAAAAGCAGGCGTCATATCCGGAAAACAGCTTAAAAAAGCCGAAAAGGAACATATCAAACTTGATATAAACGAAAAAACAAACAAATATCCTGACTATGTTTCCTATGTAAATGATGAATTCACACAGCTTGTTTCATCATCTGAAGGCTATGACAAACGTCTTGAAAAAGCTTCCGGAAAGGCGAAACAAAAAATTCAGAGCGAGCTTTCCGAAAGAGTCAGCACGCTGTTGAAAGACGGTGTGAAGATTTATACGGCGCTGAATCCGTATATGCAAAATCAGGTCGTCGCCCAAGTGAATCAAAATCTGCCGTATGCAGGCGTTCAGGGCGGAGCGGCCGTGATTAATCATCAGACGCATCAGATTATCGCACTTTCTGGCGGGAAAGATTATCATAAATATGATTTCAACCGTGCCTATCAAGCTTACAGACAGCCCGGTTCTTCCATTAAGCCGCTGCTTGATTACGGGCCTTACATTGAAAAGACCGGCGCCACGCCAAACAGCAAGATTGACGCAAGCAAATTCTGCAGTGCGGATTACTGCCCGCAAAACTACAATAACCGCACGTACGGCACGGTAACGCTGGAAACGGCGTTTAAATACTCGTACAACACACCGGCCATCAGAATTATGGACCGCGTGGGCGTCAATAAGGCGTTCAGCTACCTTGAACCGTTTCATTTCGCGAAGCTGGTCAGCGCGGATTACCGTCTGCCTGCGGCGCTGGGCGGTTTTACAAACGGGATGACGCCTCTTGAAATGACCAATGCGTACACCACGTTCGGCAACAACGGCGTTTATACGCCGAGTCACGCGATTACTAAAGTGACTGATTTAAAAGGAAAAACGATATTAAAATGGAAAGACCAGCCGACGCAGGTTTTCAGCGTACGGACCAACATGCAGATCAAAGAAATGATGAAAGCCGTCGTTAAAAGCGGAACAGGAAAAAAAGCGAACTTTAAAGCTCCATACGTCGGCGGAAAATCAGGTACGTCAAATGACTATCACGACATGTGGTTTGTCGGCCTGACGGATGCATATACAATGGGGGTATGGGTCGGCAAGGATACACCGTCAAGCGTCGAATATCTTCATGACGCAAGCCCTCAGCTTTCGATCTGGAAAAACACGCTGCAAGCAGCCTATTAA
- a CDS encoding thiol-disulfide oxidoreductase DCC family protein gives MKPAQLPDRVLLFDGVCNLCNGAVQFIIKRDPAGLISFASLQSDTARELLASEGLPTEQFDSMIFIENGRIYRKSQAVLKVARHLRGAWRLSSVFFAVPRPLRDRAYSFIARRRYKWFGKREACMLPSPEIKNRFLS, from the coding sequence TTGAAACCAGCTCAGCTTCCGGACCGCGTACTATTGTTTGACGGCGTCTGCAACTTATGCAACGGCGCCGTTCAATTCATCATTAAACGCGATCCGGCCGGCCTGATCTCATTTGCTTCATTGCAATCAGATACCGCCCGTGAGCTTTTGGCATCAGAAGGACTTCCGACAGAACAATTTGACAGCATGATTTTTATCGAAAACGGGCGGATATACAGAAAATCCCAAGCGGTATTGAAAGTTGCCCGTCATCTCCGCGGAGCCTGGCGGCTGTCTTCGGTTTTTTTCGCAGTGCCCCGCCCCCTCAGGGACAGAGCCTATTCTTTCATCGCCCGGCGACGTTACAAATGGTTCGGAAAAAGGGAAGCATGCATGCTCCCCTCCCCTGAGATCAAAAACAGATTTCTGTCTTAA
- a CDS encoding YufK family protein yields MKNTYWTGYFPLVAILLFSSSLSISTSLYAMKMLQSLGMYQGMLDYFSEKGIRLALFAAFALVYFMLFSALKLIANTVTELSLLFFTNDPEGDNLKKIRLGSLIYVGGGILSFALVQNGFWIAALFAVVTLVYLIFMVYRIYSTLSIVSLIGFILFEILFWFTFVIGILYIFIKLYNSIMASLPV; encoded by the coding sequence ATGAAAAATACTTATTGGACGGGTTATTTTCCGCTCGTTGCGATTCTGCTTTTTAGTTCGTCATTATCCATTTCTACCTCGCTTTATGCCATGAAGATGCTTCAGTCGCTCGGCATGTATCAGGGGATGCTGGATTATTTCTCCGAGAAAGGGATCAGACTGGCGCTTTTTGCAGCGTTCGCCCTTGTGTATTTTATGCTTTTTTCGGCTTTAAAGCTGATTGCAAACACAGTAACAGAGCTGTCTCTTTTGTTTTTCACAAATGACCCTGAAGGGGACAACCTGAAAAAAATCAGATTAGGCTCTTTAATTTATGTAGGCGGAGGAATTCTTTCCTTTGCGCTTGTGCAGAATGGTTTCTGGATTGCGGCGTTATTTGCCGTCGTCACGCTCGTATATTTGATCTTCATGGTGTACAGAATCTATTCAACGCTCTCGATCGTTTCCCTGATCGGTTTTATATTGTTTGAGATTCTGTTTTGGTTTACTTTTGTTATCGGTATTTTGTACATTTTTATCAAGCTTTATAATAGCATAATGGCTAGCTTACCTGTGTAA